From the genome of Biomphalaria glabrata chromosome 1, xgBioGlab47.1, whole genome shotgun sequence, one region includes:
- the LOC106079469 gene encoding DENN domain-containing protein 4C-like isoform X1 — protein MYRRMDGRRVADYFVVAGLDPNVQLPLEEFSNEAITKPTSRLDPITDITVINRSLGEKVPKGYECIEQTPTGYPANLNHGSIRCPDMFICYKRGRDKPPLKDLGILYEGKEHVMEGCEVVSTTLEGHPANVNNSNSSRTYITYRRAEKSAPTDTLVVVDICVILGNRNEEPPLTFLKILKNLNKGMLGSDVFLCYKKAMVKNNVLAYKASILDRYPLEDYSDFPLPQSVPMFCLPMGATIECWAADAQHPVASFSTFILTGAGGEKVYGAAVGFYEEYREEDLSDLQMRSLGLKNRQIRQQFSIQKTVHVRKSISLLSHWPFFDAFKKFLSQLYKISITGPHNVPMERHISHFMFDVPYPSPERPRILVQLTHDSLSLCMPEDSPLPQSGASFITLLRNLGPELTMNLLLFVLLESKILLHSLRPTVLTEVAEAVSTMIFPFHWQCPYIPLCPLGLSDVLNAPCPFIVGVDSRYFDLYDPPPDVICVDLDTNRISPPEDKKTLSYKFLPKKPTRVLQESLLRLYDKVSSLNINKVTNDEVSLEMTHFDIDFRRKKRDMQLELSIQEVFLRFTASLLKDYKNFLNPITKQPNLRATDAASLFDMQGFLKSRDKANTKFYSQMMRTQMFFRFIEERSFVSDKDVIFAFFDECTEKVDETRDEPKLIEIDNSQMSERTVFIMPPEPVGLPEGVKYSYNGFPKLKQDLFLTKKKEILSVPSKQLCPNSPLARRTKQEIKSAQKVAQQQVGNPKSWAKCLLSYCYSLWFVVFPSYVQSHPKRMEALKVGMAVMRKMQEAKLSTVDELCYRVMMQLAGQYNKPGLAVQVFTMMKKHGVHPNAITYGYYNKVMLEAKWPSPQSKGRLRWLRIRNVIIGVAQFRRTIRRRSLSLYSNSGSEFDQISHTSAESYLGEAASQQKTDVMKSDPVVPIGSEHTSEDSLNKNNGSLEERMSTGGVSDRGYNSMTQEDVKQLSQIVIAVNDNVMSTSPASSEMKSRMDAWNPLNLLVGTNQKPKQHLDKVKKEVHIVDDKIKHHGASHRPRVGSIVKRSVSSVHPNHRDDFEILKGSLLNNSCGLVMLSKVCLEKSSCLPDTDLRLQVEEAKRRRHRSAGENHPKPSRSMSLFASWRPPRIAAGQGQDSDDPLKLRLNFSDLIKKEEDDISLASLAPKDSSHTMSESSSSETSNSLVQSTKDNECNSVELSLQLLPENSSLTTIETNSPSPYLPGSVALEEGPVLGTVPEYSSHPLSDHNSTPKSILQTITEQSSQIINDSTSLPINSNISNSGSSSSAEAKTSHAQQSSSTSNGPTDNVAVNRREIRRSVSIPEDRLSNQLTESMIKQSLSETGPMLNSPESNKKTETRSVKQISEDSQSVSSLTETRREKATDFMFKRTHSLKKTNEAFGSFLKYASNASKAAFTKLNELKNTIATPIKNGSLGSLTQSNEELDANDGSSTSGTIRDRLRHGGSQDLLSHSEESDVTDDTDKRMSGLSFESVPSPSFLEDYTRLGDFPRPSNGAIGSSVEQLAEDFIKMEVAMEVEMSSCSRCTKCNRLIYDEEIMAGWSAEDSNLNTSCPYCHAKFVPHLQIYLKDWRENRASAGSTEKSYPTKEKLLASTDQQDGLAMSTMGSLVGQEQSSLERGEMPLTFEEAAETIRRRCTSECLTSESGFGSSLDSPTHFFQRSPLSLSIEEETPQGTASSEQPGIRKDFMTRSASSSEPIVLPYLSPLVLRKEVEFVLDHESNMCLVSDTFVEDHPIIFWNLVWFFRRIELPTHLTGFLLTSKAFNANKKDELQLGNKTKSYTSQNILIRPQWDNIRIHDEIGLPMYLAWRAGHKSTVVDALVIESDCFSRPIMWQIVSAIKRNDVLAAVKIVVSARKKINSKKRRFRSMYREILFLSFAECGRENIDHDAFDREYSACFQEKLEQWEIQRLQLDDHPKAANVQWCRKVFAELEV, from the exons ATGTATAG GCGAATGGATGGCCGTAGAGTTGCCGACTACTTTGTTGTGGCTGGCCTTGACCCTAATGTTCAACTTCCTTTGGAAGAGTTTTCTAACGAAGCCATCACAAAACCAACCAGTCGATTAGATCCAATTACTGATATTACAGTCATCAACAG gaGTCTTGGTGAAAAAGTCCCCAAAGGATATGAATGTATAGAGCAGACGCCAACCGGTTACCCAGCCAATCTGAACCATGGAAGCATCCGCTGTCCTGACATGTTTATATGTTACAAGAGAGGCAGGGATAAACCTCCACTTAAAGACTTGGG CATCCTGTATGAAGGTAAAGAGCATGTGATGGAAGGGTGTGAGGTGGTGAGTACCACCCTGGAGGGTCATCCTGCCAATGTCAATAACAGCAACAGCAGCCGCACATATATAACCTACAGACGAGCTGAAAAGTCTGCACCTACTGATACTCTGGTAGTTGTTGACATTTGTGTCATCTTAGGCAACAGG aaTGAAGAGCCACCTCttacatttttgaaaatattgaaaaatttaaataaaggaATG CTTGGCTCCGATGTTTTCCTGTGTTACAAAAAAGCAATGGTGAAAAACAATGTCCTGGCCTACAAAGCTT CTATACTTGACAGATACCCCTTAGAAGACTACAGTGACTTCCCTTTGCCCCAGTCTGTGCCTATGTTCTGCCTTCCGATGGGGGCCACCATAGAGTGCTGGGCAGCTGATGCGCAACATCCTGTTGCCAGTTTCTCAACATTTATCCTAACAGGAGCTGGCGGAGAGAAG gTTTATGGAGCAGCAGTTGGTTTCTACGAAGAATATAGAGAAGAAGATTTGTCTGATTTACAAATGAGGTCACTTGGTCTAAAGAATCGTCAAATTCGGCAGCAGTTCAGCATTCAGAAGACTGTTCATGTCAgaaagtctatttctttgctttcaCATTGGCCTTTCTTTGACGCCTTTAAGAAATTCCTGTCCCAGCTGTACAAGATCTCTATCACAGGTCCGCACAATGTTCCCATGGAGCGGCACATCTCACATTTCATGTTTGATGTACCTTACCCCTCACCGGAAAGGCCGAGAATATTGGTGCAGCTGACCCATGACTCTTTGTCATTGTGTATGCCTGAAGACTCACCTTTGCCACAAAG TGGTGCTTCATTCATCACTTTGTTAAGGAATCTTGGTCCAGAGCTGACTATGAATcttctgttgtttgttttgttggaaAGTAAGATATTGCTGCATTCACTTCGTCCTACTGTGCTCACTGAAGTAGCTGAGGCTGTCTCAACT ATGATATTTCCATTCCACTGGCAGTGTCcttatattcctctctgtccacTGGGTCTTTCTGATGTTCTTAATGCACCTTGTCCATTTATTGTTG GTGTTGATTCTCGCTACTTTGACCTGTATGACCCACCGCCAGATGTCATTTGTGTTGATCTTGATACAAATAGAATTTCACC GCCTGAAGATAAAAAGACTCTGAGTTATAAATTCTTACCAAAG AAGCCAACCCGTGTGCTCCAGGAAAGCTTATTAAGGTTGTACGATAAAGTCAGCAGTCTGAACATCAATAAAGTCACGAATGATGAGGTGTCGCTGGAGATGACTCACTTTGATATTGACTTtagaagaaagaagagagat ATGCAGCTGGAACTGTCTATACAAGAAGTGTTTCTCAGATTTACTGCCAGTTTGTTAAAGGATTACAAGAACTTCTTAAACCCAATAACAAAACAGCCAAACTTAAGGGCAACTGATGCCGCTTCATTGTTTGATATGCAGG GTTTTCTCAAGAGCAGAGATAAAGCCAACACCAAGTTTTACTCCCAGATGATGCGCACACAGATGTTCTTCCGGTTCATCGAGGAGAGGTCTTTTGTGTCCGATAAAGATGTCATTTTCGCCTTCTTTGATGAATGTACAGAGAAG GTTGATGAAACCAGAGATGAACCAAAACTAATTGAAATTGACAACAGCCAGATGAG TGAACGGACTGTGTTCATCATGCCTCCAGAGCCTGTTGGTCTACCTGAAGGAGTCAAATACAG CTACAATGGGTTCCCGAAGCTAAAGCAGGACTTGTTCCTGACCAAGAAGAAAGAGATTCTGTCAGTGCCCAGCAAGCAGCTTTGTCCCAATAGTCCACTGGCCCGCAGAACAAAACAGGAAATCAAATCTGCCCAGAAG GTTGCTCAGCAGCAAGTTGGAAATCCAAAATCTTGGGCTAA GTGTCTTCTCAGTTACTGCTACAGCCTGTGGTTTGTGGTTTTCCCTTCATATGTTCAGAGTCACCCCAAAAGGATGGAAGCTTTGAAGGTTGGTATGGCTGTGATGAGGAAGATGCAGGAAGCCAAACTCAGCACAGTTGATGAG CTCTGTTATCGAGTGATGATGCAGTTGGCAGGCCAGTACAACAAACCAGGGCTGGCTGTCCAGGTGTTTACTATGATGAAAAAACATGGTGTCCACCCCAATGCTATCACTTATGGTTACTACAATAAG GTGATGCTGGAAGCTAAGTGGCCATCTCCCCAATCAAAGGGCCGTCTCAGGTGGTTGAGGATTCGCAATGTGATTATTGGTGTGGCCCAGTTCCGAAGAACAATACGTCGCCGCAGCTTGTCACTGTACTCCAACTCTGGCAGTGAGTTTGATCAGATCAGCCACACCAGTGCTGAAAGCTATCTGGGAGAGGCTGCCAGCCAACAGAAAACTGATGTGATGAAATCTGACCCAGTTGTACCAATAGGCAGTGAACACACTTCTGAGGATTCGCTGAACAAGAATAATGGCAGTCTGGAGGAGAGGATGAGCACTG GAGGTGTGTCTGACAGGGGCTATAACTCTATGACACAAGAAGATGTCAAACAACTTTCCCAGATAGTCATAGCTGTGAATGATAATGTCATGTCCACCTCGCCAGCCTCCAGTGAAATGAAATCCAGAATGGATGCATGGAATCCTCTCAATCTGTTGGTTGGAACTAACCAAAAACCAAAGCAGCACCTTGACAAAGTCAAAAAAG AAGTCCATATTGTAGATGACAAGATCAAGCACCATGGGGCCAGCCACAGGCCACGTGTTGGGAGTATTGTCAAGCGTTCAGTTAGTTCTGTCCACCCGAATCACAGAGATGATTTTGAAATACTCAAGGGCTCTTTAT taAATAACTCGTGTGGCCTGGTCATGCTAAGTAAAGTGTGTCTGGAGAAGAGTTCCTGTTTACCAGATACAGATCTACGTTTACAAGTCGAAGAAGCCAAAAGGCGGCGGCACCGCAGTGCAGGAGAGAACCATCCTAAACCCTCACGCTCAATGAGCCTTTTTGCCAGCTGGAGACCTCCTCGCATTGCAGCAGGTCAAGGTCAGGACTCTGACGACCCACTGAAGTTGAGGTTGAACTTTTCAGACTTGATAAAAAAGGAGGAAGATGACATTTCTTTGGCATCACTTGCCCCTAAAGACAGTAGCCATACAATGTCTGAATCCTCAAGTAGTGAAACCAGTAACTCTCTTGTGCAATCCACTAAAGACAATGAGTGCAATTCTGTGGAGTTGAGTTTACAACTCCTCCCTGAGAACTCTTCGCTGACCACCATTGAGACCAATTCTCCTAGTCCTTATTTGCCTGGCTCTGTGGCTTTGGAGGAAGGTCCAGTTCTCGGGACAGTTCCTGAATATTCTAGTCATCCGCTGAGTGACCACAACTCAACGCCTAAATCCATTCTTCAGACTATCACTGAACAAAGTTCTCAGATAATTAATGACTCAACGTCTCTCCCTATCAATAGTAATATTTCAAACAGTGGCTCCTCTTCATCAGCAGAAGCTAAAACTTCCCACGCCCAGCAAAGCAGCTCAACATCAAATGGACCCACTGATAATGTCGCAGTAAACCGCCGAGAAATCCGAAGGTCAGTATCTATACCCGAGGACAGGCTGAGCAACCAGTTGACAGAGTCTATGATTAAACAGTCCTTAAGTGAGACTGGCCCTATGCTTAACTCGCCAGAGTCTAATAAAAAAACTGAAACACGGTCCGTGAAACAAATTTCTGAAGATTCACAATCAGTGAGTTCACTGACCGAGACCCGTAGAGAGAAAGCCACTGACTTTATGTTCAAGAGGACTCATAGCTTGAAGAAAACAAACGAAGCTTTTGGTAGCTTTCTTAAGTATGCCTCCAACGCTTCTAAAGCAGCCTTCACTAAACTAAATGAGCTCAAAAATACGATAGCCACTCCTATCAAAAATGGCTCCCTGGGCTCCTTGACCCAGTCCAATGAAGAGCTGGATGCCAATGATGGTAGCAGTACCAGCGGGACAATACGAGATAGGCTGCGCCATGGTGGGAGTCAGGATCTGCTGAGTCACAGTGAGGAAAGTGATGTGACGGATGACACTGACAAGAGAATGTCCGGTTTGTCTTTTG AAAGTGTACCATCCCCTTCTTTCCTGGAGGATTACACTAGACTTGGGGATTTCCCTCGTCCTTCTAATGGTGCAATAGGATCTTCTGTTGAGCAGCTGGCAGAGGACTTCATAAAG ATGGAGGTGGCGATGGAAGTGGAGATGAGCTCCTGCTCCCGTTGTACAAAATGTAATCGTCTCATCTATGATGAAGAGATTATGGCTGGTTGGTCAGCTGAGGATTCGAACCTTAACACAAG CTGTCCATACTGTCATGCCAAATTTGTACCACACCTACAAATATACCTTAAG GATTGGAGAGAGAATAGAGCATCAGCTGGCAGCACCGAGAAGAGCTATCCAACTAAAGAGAAGCTGCTTGCCAGTACAGACCAACAGGATGGCTTGGCAATGTCCACAATGGGTTCACTGGTTGGCCAGGAGCAGAGCTCGCTGGAGCGCGGAGAGATGCCCCTTACCTTTGAGGAAGCTGCTGAAACTATAAGGCGACGTTGCACGAGTGAATGCCTGACCAGTGAGTCTGGTTTTGGGTCCAGCTTGGATAGCCCAACTCATTTTTTTCAACGGTCTCCTCTCAGCCTATCTATAGAAGAAGAGACACCGCAAGGGACTGCTTCATCTGAACAACCAGGCATAAGAAAGGATTTTATGACAAG GTCGGCCTCATCGTCTGAGCCTATAGTTTTGCCTTACTTAAGTCCCCTTGTTTTGCGCAAAGAGGTGGAGTTTGTGTTGGATCACGAGAGCAACATGTGCCTTGTAAGTGACACTTTTGTGGAGGATCACCCAATTATTTTCTGGAATTTG GTTTGGTTTTTCCGGCGAATTGAACTGCCAACACACCTGACAGGTTTCCTGCTGACATCAAAAGCTTTCAATGCCAACAAGAAAGATGAG CTCCAGCTTGGCAATAAAACCAAAAGCTACACCagccaaaatattttgataagaCCCCAGTGGGATAACATCCGAATACATGATGAGATAGGACTTCCTATGTATTTAGCTTGGCGAGCAG GTCACAAGTCTACGGTTGTTGATGCGTTAGTTATAGAATCTGATTGCTTCAGTCGACC CATAATGTGGCAAATTGTTTCTGCCATTAAACGAAATGATGTGTTGGCTGCTGTCAAAATTGTGGTTAGCGCTAGGAAGAAAATTAACTCCAAGAAGAGACGTTTCCGCAGCATGTATAGGGAGATTCTGTTTTTGTCCTTTGCTGAATGTGGCAGAGAGAATATTGACCATG ATGCATTTGATAGAGAATACAGCGCTTGCTTTCAAGAGAAGCTCGAGCAATGGGAAATTCAGAGATTACAACTTGACGATCATCCTAAAGCTGCCAATGTTCAGTGGTGCCGGAAAGTCTTTGCAGAGTTGGAAGTTTGA